In Marmota flaviventris isolate mMarFla1 chromosome 17, mMarFla1.hap1, whole genome shotgun sequence, a single genomic region encodes these proteins:
- the Rflnb gene encoding refilin-B — MVGRLSLQDVPELVDTKKKGDGVLDSPDSGLPPSPSPSHWGLAAAGGGVGGGERTPAPGTLEPDAVVTPAAPNPASLPSTLAVSCSPRLCPLSFGEGVEFDPLPPTEVRYTSSVKYDSERHFIDDVQLPLGLAVASCSQTVTCIPNCTWRNYKAEVRFEPRHKPTRFLSTTIVYPKYPKTVYTTTLDYNCHKKLRRFLSSVELEATEFLGSDCLSDEC, encoded by the exons ATGGTGGGTCGGCTGAGCCTGCAGGATGTGCCCGAGCTCGTGGACACGAAGAAGAAGGGCGACGGCGTCCTGGACAGCCCGGACTCGGGGctgccccccagccccagccccagccactggGGGCTGGCTGCGGCCGGGGGTGGCGTCGGCGGCGGGGAGCGCACGCCGGCCCCCGGGACGCTGGAGCCCGATGCGGTGGTGACCCCAGCAGCCCCG aaCCCAGCCTCTCTCCCCAGCACCCTGGCTGTCAGCTGCTCACCAAGGCTGTGCCCCCTGTCCTTTGGCGAAGGTGTGGAGTTTGACCCCTTACCACCAACGGAAGTAAG GTACACTTCCTCAGTCAAGTATGACTCAGAGCGACACTTCATTGATGATGTGCAGctgccactgggcctggcagTGGCCTCCTGCAGCCAGACAGTCACCTGCATCCCCAATTGCACATGGCGCAACTACAAGGCTGAGGTGCGCTTTGAGCCCCGCCACAAGCCCACACGCTTCCTCAGCACCACCATTGTCTACCCCAAGTACCCCAAGACCGTCTACACCACCACCCTGGATTACAACTGCCACAAGAAGCTGAGGAGATTCCTGTCCAGCGTGGAGCTGGAGGCCACAGAGTTCCTGGGCAGCGATTGCCTCTCAGATGAATGCTGA